The nucleotide sequence TTTAAATCTTAGAGTAAAGAGTTACGAcgttaaaatattaaaaattgagTTTAAAATCAATTTGACATGCATGTATATAAAAGCATGTAATGTCTAGTGGTTGTGGTTTAACCAATAAAAACGTCCCAAATTTTAAACCAGAACCTGGTTCGATCCTCCAACTATCACGTTgcaaacgcaaaaaaaaaaaaaaaaaaaaaaaaaagNNNNNNNNNNNNNNNNNNNNNNNNNNNNNNNNNNNNNNNNNNNNNNNNNNaaaaaaaaaaaaaggtaaataataCTGAAAGGAAACATAATTACATACAAGATGTGGATGACTAGTAGGGATGCTAGAGATGTACATGCTAAGCAATAGTAGTAAAGTAGTTGAGCTTATCCGACTAATTTCGAATTAATAAATGAATTAGGGTAATTAGGGAGGAAAACATAGGGTATACACATGGATCAATGAAACGATAGTGAGCATGTGCATGGGTTTATaatctttcaaatatatatacaattttagcTTTTTTGGACTTTCTTTTGTAAGATACGATTCAATGGATTCTCGTCCTCCATTTaactataatttaaatttactttCTCCATTATTATGCCTGCAATATCTAACACACCACCAACACACGTTCTAGAATTGCCTCGTACCTACAAAAtcacattatttttttcctaacaattTGTTCATATCTGCTTTATATATCCCCCAAACCTTTGGTGCCCAATAATTTCAATACCTCTAGATCTAggaatttatatagtttttacaCTTTCGATACACGGTTCAAATTTTCTGATCTCTACCAAAGAGACTTTAGATAATTTTACTTTAGTATATGTTTTGATTCGGGACGATAATGCATCGAAACgagtttgaaaacaaaacatcttGTTTATCATTCACGAAAAGACTTCATTTGcatgtatttaattataaacGAAAGAGATGAGGTTTTAGATTTAGGGCATCTCTAatcccactctattttagagtcaaatctctattatagagcaacatttgctccaatcctactctatattttactctaaaatagagaaaataataggattgctctatatatagagcaactctattatcacctctatttttttacactaactctattatagaggtgaaaatagagtaatacattggaggAAAACCGTgctttatttttgagttactctattttagagaaaaaaatagagaaatacaatggagatggtcttagaccaactccaacccatctccatttccatcttCATAATAGAGTTTGGAGTCAATTTGTTCCAACCCATCTTCATTTTTATCTCCACAATAGagatcttcatttttttttctatatttggagatatcttttttttttctttatattttataatttggagatctctattttttactccaaaataaAGTAGGGTTAGAGTAAAACCCAACTCCAAAATAGAGTTACtccattttgaagaaaaaaatagagatatggATTGGAAATGCTCTTATATATCATCAAAAGTTTTGTGAAGTATTACTtgacaaaactcaaaaaccatATATAGGTATCAATTATTATGATCTGTTATGATGGtaaatacaaaaactaaagtttttttttggggggggggtaATATATTGAAGTGAGAAACACCTGCAGATTCCATCtgaaaataaaaggaaacacCTGTAGTTGAAGATAACTACAAACTGACAAGAGCGTATGACTGAAAATAGCTAGGTAAAAAATCTGGTTATAGGAAATCAGAATAcgagaaaaagaaactaaaaagaaagaaaagtgtagaaaaaacaattcaaaagaaaaagtttaaggAAATGTTATTAAAATCAGATGGATGATTTTGAGATATTTGTCAGCATAAAtgctactgctgctgctgctgctgctgctctaCCATTCCCCCACCCAATACCTTTTACTTTGCCCATTCATTGTTCATTTGCATGCACatttttactaatttactatatagtatatgcACACATTAGTATATGTCACTGATGTGAAATTACTTCTTTGAACTTGATCCGGAACTGAGTTGCTAGtcaattttgtttccttttaccTAACATGTTTTTAGTCAGAAGTAGTATTTTATCTACTCTTGATCAGGAGTATATACGTTCCAATATTTATGAGACAACCTAGGCGGctgtttacaaaaatatatagaattaatTAATTCGACAAACCTAGTCAAGCTAATTAGTTTTTTGCACATTATTTAgtatattgaaaaataaaccTAATACTACTATTTATAAACCATATTTAGATTTTATCATGTTTCTTCTAATTAATTACTACTAGTAGATAAAATTGGATATATTATAGAattctctctttttaaaaaatattgtaaaaagaCGAATGTGGAAATGATGAGGGTCTGCAACTGCAAGAAGTCTGCCTTACGTACGAAAACCCATAACATTGTCACATTGCAATTGCATCAGCCACAGCCAGTGTCATTGTCATATCATCATAAGTACTTTATATTTATGCTCTATATTATTCCATATTTTTCAGAAGACAAACAAATCaacattttcactttttttcatttatataaacaTGAAAAGCTTTTGGTTGCCCCCGGCTAAAGCGGGGGAGTTTCTTCTGTTTCCACTCCACATCACACTGATTCTTTGCATGACTGacatctcattttctttttcgacaactttttcttttcgtatgataatttattactactactactactactactcgtATTTATTGGAAAAAGAAACCAATCTTGTATTCGTTCAAAGATTTTATAATCgatcaaatggtaaaaattGGCGTGCGATACACACGGTCCCATCCCATGAATGATTTGTAATTCTCAATAAAACATGTTAGTATACGATAtgcaacaacaaccaacaaaaaaaacacaagtactataattttaaaaacattaaaatgaaaaagtatgctacaattatatagtatattttctaaacattataaggcacaatttctttttgaaaaagaattaagagtttttttttttctgatcacCACGCAACATGAttctaaaaaaacatattatacatagatgattatatttattttgatcccGATTCCATTCGATTCAGTCAATAAAAGACAATTTTGATATGTTACAATTAAAAGGATAAAATCGCAcgggaaaaaataatagtttaaGACTTCTTATTATGAGTTACTTCGAGTGGAGAGAAATgagataataacaaaaacaatgcaactttttgtttttaatcctTAACAATGAAATATTTGTCCTGGAGTTACAGCTCTATCTCCGTCCACATATGAATACTCAAGCTGGAAGCAGAAAGAGAATTAAAGAGTCAAAGTGTATGCTAAAGTGAAGAGTtgcaaatcaaaaacaattttcgcagcataaaaaaaataaaaactattcgTTTTGAGACAATAATGGTATATTGTCCAAGAAATATAAATGTCACGCTCTGTCATAACTGCAACAATAAAAGTATGGTGTAAAAATTAAACCCAAGTGTTAGTTAGATTTTGTATCACATACTGTTCAAACATCAAACAACTAATCAATAGTTCGATATCACAAACTACTATAGCAAATTGCACGAGTGCAAAACCTAACGCATCAGAATTCATTTTCaaccagacaaaaaaaaagaggacgcTCAAACAATTTTTTAGTGTAACCGAGCAGTGATGGCATTTTCGTAAATATCGGCTTAAAATTATaaaaggttttcttttctttcgtaCATTACCCCAATACTTTTAAATTGTCACAATAAACCCCTAATGTTAATTTGGgtcaaatctttaaaattgtTTCAACTTTAGGGACCTTTAAAAACACAGAACcctaattaccaaaaaaagcCCCTTTTGTTCAATGTAATTTGTAAGCTTCcgatcaaaaattaaaaaacccaaTACATTATATCTCTGTCCGCAGAGAAGATCAGTTTTGGTGATTCAGAGAAATCAAAGTGTGTGGGTGAGtgaaatagagaaagagataacGAAGATGGACGCAATGAGGAAGCAGCTCGATGTGCTCATGGGAGCTAATAGAAACGGCGATGTGACGGAGGTGAATCGCAAATACTACGACCGCGATGTTTGCCGTCTCTACCTCTCTGGTCTCTGTCCTCACGAACTTTTTCAATTAACGGTGAGTATATAcacatctttcttcttcgatgCCGCCcatgttttgtaatttcagCTCAATGGCTTTATCATTAGTTGTATCTTGTgcgaaagggaaaaaaaaaaaccctatgtTAGCTTTGATATATGAATTTAGTATTGGTATGTGATAGTTGATATAGTGCTTTGGATAGTGTTGATTTGGGGGGGAGGTTGTTGATTTAGGTAACAGTGTGAAATTTTGTGTTGTCACAGTGGCGCTACGTTGCTACTTGCTACTGCATAGTCTTCGTTTTGCTCTTTTATGCATATTGAACACTTCAGAGTGAATTTTTCGGGTTCAAGATTTGTAAGTTGTTGTACATCTAAACTTGTGTTGGCTAGTTTGGTCTGTGAGTACTCTTTGACATGTTTGTTATATTATCAGAAAATGGATATGGGTCCTTGCCCAAAGGTGCACTCTTTGCAGCTGAGGAAAGAGTATCCTTTTTGAACGAATGTatagagtcttcttcttcttcttcttcttatgtgcGACTCTGGAgcctatctttttttttttttttttttaatatccacATAAGTTTTCATTGGAATGTTTTGCTTTAACTCCTCCTAAGATATAAAGAAGCAAAGGCAAAAGGTGTTGACAACTACGATAGGGAATTGGAAGATGCGATAGATAGGCTTATTATTGAGTGTGATAGGAAGATTGGTAGGGCCCTAAATCGTCTTCAGGAAGAGGATGCCAAAGCTGCCATTGCAATTTCAGTCATCGAAGTTACTCAGGtgattatctaagttttaatttatctgagttctttttgtgtattttttttctcaactcaAGCTTTTTCCTCATCATTTCATTGTTTCATTTCAGTCACCTGAAATTCTCCAACTATCGAAGCAAATCAAAGAGAAGATGAAGGAAGCAGACCTGCACGGTAAGTCGGTAATTAACAATTTGCTGCTTAATTGACCACTATATGTTCCTTTCTCCTTGAGGGTTTTGTGCTCATATAGATCTGGAACATTTTGTGTTTGCACTTTGTTGGTGGTGTATTTTCATTGGTATTTCTGTAGGCTTCTTTACAACATCTAGAGTAGGCTATGAACTTGGAAGTGTTTCTTGATATGTGCTTGCTTTCACGAAcaaaatagtttatttattttaatcaagcTACAAGATGTAAATTAATCAATTTGAGAATTAGGCCCGCCACTTcctatttgaatattttagctGCTCAAATTGGTACTCTATGTTTAGATTTTTCGTCTTGTGGTAAATAAAGTTTTCCTGTGGTGTTGCCAGAGGTGGCTCTTCACCTTTTATAACTGTTCTAAAGTTGAAAAAAGCGTATTTCTATGTAATTGGCACTAAATGGCTTGAATGTAAAGCTTCTGCTAGTGATCGTTGTgtgattataaaatttggatgcTACTATGTTATTCAGAATGTTTTTATATCGCAGATCTTGAAGGCAAAATGGATCTGAAGATTAGAGCTCTCGAGTTAGTTGAAGAAATGAGGATTAAAAGAGCTGACCTACAGGTGTGTCATCATGTGATTTGCTATTTGCTGTGCCTGGTACATTGTTAACAGTCAagtcctttgttttgtttccctACAGGCTGTGCTACTGTTGGATGCCTTCAACAAGGATAGGGCATCCTTGCCACAGCCCGTCCCAGCTCAGCCACCAGCTGCAGCATTACCTTCGCCTGATCCTCGTACTCAAGAAATGATcaatgaaaaattaaagaaagcaGAAGAGTTTGGTAAGGGGGAAACCTCTAAGTCATATCTGTGGTGATCTTGAACCGATAGTTCTCTAAGTAATCATTGCAGTTGTGcaaaattttggtttctatATTCGATCTTGTCATTTTTAAATTCAACTTTCTTTGCCAATGTGTGAGTTTCTGGTGGCTGATCTAAAAATTTGCTAGGCCTATTAATTATGTCTTTATGAATGTTCAAAACTGAGCTTGGGAAACCTTTGTGATAGGCAGTGTTAGAAGAAGGCAGTTTATAGTTACATAACGACAGAAGGaaccttttattttttcaatgttGGGAACAGCCACTTTGCAGTTATGATATCTGTATGTTATTTCAGGTGAACAAGGGATGGTTGATGAGGCGCAGAAAGCACTAGAAGAGGCGGAAGCTCTTAAgaaggtttgttttttgtttggttcttatCTCTGAGGTACTTCATAGGATGTGGAGATGGTAATGAAATTTATCAACTCAGGGATCTGTCTTTGTCTCGGTTTCTGTAAATTGCTTGAATAGTTCGGCATGTTGTTTATGTCTTTCCCTACTCACTTATCGTATATGTTTCAGCTTTCTGTTAGACAAGAACCTGTAGTGGATGCAACCAAGTACACTGCTGCTGATGTGCGCATTGTAAGTCAAGATCATCATTTTTATCGCCTTATCGACATAATAATCTATTGAAATTCATTTTGTGTAGCGGCCCTCAAGATTCTTGATGCTTAGGTATTTGTTTAGTCCGATGACCATCAGAATTTACGGGAGATAGTCCTGCttcttttaattgaaaaaaagtagtggcttataaatttataaattttgatagaataaatttttacttttctctTAGTAAGATGCAGTGTTCTCAATTGTTTAACAGCTTAATAGAAATTGCTTTTGAAGAGAAGTATACCATCTTCTCATCTCTTCTTGATGTAtcatctctgtttttcttttaccaGCTTGTTAGTTGGTAGCCCTCActctttgttgttttgttgtctcAGACAGACCAGAAACTGCGTCTATGTGACATATGTGGAGCATTTTTGAGCGTCTATGACAGGTTAGGTTTGGTTACTCAAAAAAATTAATGCTTTATGGTTCCTTGGTATTTCATAAGAAAGCTAGAGATAGATTCTTGGGTTGCAAGTGGTTCATTATTTGACCCCGGCTATTGTACCTCCTTTTCACCAGCAGGCTATTTGGGCCCAGTTTTACGAGGATTACTTTTGCAGCTAATAAATGTGCGTTCTTTCTTGATTTATTGTGCCTGTTAGAGATATGCAATAGAActttaaactataattatgtCACCAATTTGTTATTTGCATTTGGCAATGTCAAAAATCTTTTGTACTGCCTTTAGTGATCGTCGGTTAGCTGATCATTTTGGAGGGAAGCTGCATTTGGGTTACATGCTGATCCGCGACAAATTGGCAGAGCTTCAGGTAAGAGTCATAGAAACTTTCTACTGTGATTTTCCTGTTGGTCTCAATGTATActgtatatttatattctttctgATTTCTTCAGGAGGAAAAGAACAAAGTTCAGAAGGAACGGGTTGAAGAAAGGAGGTTTACTTTTCACAAGCTTTTGAACACTTTAGTAGTTTGCTTCGTtaaatctttaatatttttgctgaaAAGCTTAACCAATCTCAGATCAAAGGAGAGGAGTAGAGAGCGAGAACCAAGTAAAGACAGAGACGGAGGAGATAGCCGTGACCGTGGAAGAGATGTTGACCGTAGGAGTAGAGACCGCGACAGGCACCATGACCACCGTGAACATGACAGAAACTATAATCAGTCACGTGGCTATGACTCAAGAAGCCGGCGCAGTTCGCGGTCCAGGTCAAGGGAAAGACAACCGAGGGATTATGATCGCCGCAGGTAACTTTGATAAATAACAGAGACACATCTTATTGTTACTGCAAATCTTTTGGCTGCATTTAAATACGTATTTTTAACTACTTTACAGACGCCATGACCGCTATTAAGACCCTACCAAAGATGATTGCACCGGGTTTAAGAGGTTCTTACAGTTGCCTTTAGGATTTTCCAgaccctttttcttcttctttgcttattGTGTTTTGAGGTCTTTTGAGATTGTAAGTTACTAAATGTCTAAGAGGAGCTTCttcagatgtttttttttcttcttctttttactttttttgttgacaTCAAAGACTTGTGAGTAGGAAGATTggagttcaaaaaaaaaaaaaaaaattgtgatgatCTATTGTCTCTATCTCTCTTATAGACaacattttatcaatttttcttttttataatagttttgtCATTCATCCAAACACCACAAAAAAGCCGTAGACTagttgaccaaaaagaaaaactaaccAATTCGTCGTGCTTTGAAGGTCCTATACAATTTCTTTAACCGGTGGCAATTATTCTAAAAACTTTTTGCAATTATCTTGGATACTAGCTAGTACTGTAATTTATTAGCTAATGACAAAATTAACGGTTGATTTATAGCCGTAAAGACCACCACACACACACGTCGCTTAGAATCTACGAGCGATTTAAAAATTGTCTGATATGTTTCAGTAAAGTTAGAATATAATAAAACtctcctaccaaaaaaatagCATAGGTTCAACGTCAAGTCATCGTATTCGCTCCATGTTCTCTCGAGTTTCTGCGTACATCTTACTAAGTTTAAAAAGATACCAAGTGAGTCTAGCCTCATGGAAATCTCTATATTTTTATCCCAAAATCTGAAACCTTAACACCATTTACACCTCGTTAGAAACTCATCACCGTCGAATTTTATTGCAACCTCTTTTCATCTTGTCATGCCCAAAAGTGTTCGGTTCAAAACGTAGatcagcaacaaaaaaaaaaacatgagacaAATGTATTGTCACCGAGTTAGTGTCTTTGTAGCACCCTAACCAAACTTCTTTATAGAAACATAGTATTTCTCGATTATTTCATACAATTTCCTACTTCCTAGTCTTTTATCAGCAAAACAACCTACATATATATGAGGTAAACATCTCTATTCACAAACTATTTATGTCTATATAGTTAATTTTCTAGATATCTATGTATTTACTGAAAATATCCAAATAAAAATGCTACTCTATCCAATAATAGAAAAAGGGAAGGTCAAAGTTCATTTGTAACTCAACATCACACTGTATCACAAAGCATCTCAGTTTAAGCATTGTTCAATgctttttattcaaataataaataacggACATAATTCATTTTAGTGTTGAAAAGGCATCTTATATAATAGTATTTCTATATAGTTTAATGATTTATAAGTTTGATGGAATCATACAAGGCAATTATTGGaactttgttttaaattaaatgataaTTGGATGATGCACAAGCTAGCCATACTCTTTTGAATCGAAACCAAAGCAAAGGtcaataaaaaaagagatttgtataataaaacaAGACCAATAGAAGATCTctataagatataaatattgcactaatatgagtaaaaaagtttaaaatcaaatataggTATTTTCTTATTAGAGGACTCCTATTTCGGTTTTATTAAATTCAAGTCGAATTGAAGACCACATTTGAGGAGAAGATTCATTTCtcactcaattttttttttttgtaatctcatGTTTTGATCTCtactaattttttcaaaaaaagatataagcctttgtgtatatattttttttcattctcacTTTTGGTTCCTAATCAACCTTTTTCTTCTACAACTCTCTCGTCCAAAATTATCgagtttatttgaaaaatagatTACTAAGAAAACCTATATATAGACATGGAATCTTGAATGCATGTCACGTaactctcttctccttctctattAAGAAAgccaatttcttcttctctctgcctatatatatatatatatactctctctctctctctctctcacacacacacacacacacacacacacacatactcatagatatatatacaatatacacacatacaatacatatatatttacacacaTTTGatcatagtttttttcttgttgaagAGAAGTGAGAGAAGAATGGGGGCATTTGATTATATCTTTAGCTTTTGTTCATATACATACGCCAATGCCAAAACCAAGCGTAAGCCATTGCAGGTCTGTTCTTCTCTCAATACCTTTACAACTCTGCCCTTAATTAATCCTTTCTTTCAAATACTACTCTATATACATATCTTGATTTGGTTTAACAAAATACTATATGCTACTACGTTATAAGTGTAtgcaaaatatatcaaatgttACGTTTGTTTCAAAATGTGAACATGCTGTTTCTTACTTCTTAAACACATTTCTTCAATATGCAGTTCCATTAACATATATTAACATATGACAGCGACAAGCTTACAAAATTAGTTTGGATTTGTATACAATATTTTGGTGATAATTATTCTTGAAAAATATGGATGTTTATTGGTATGTAACTTAATGGGGTTTGTGTAGACAGTGGATATCAAGGTGAAAATGGACTGTGATGGTTGTGAAAGAAGAGTTAGAAACGTGGTTCGTCGCATGAAAGGTtctctttctcatctctctctgactttgaatcaaaacttttctccaatctctctttatttttttttaccccctttttgttttcatttcctTTATTCTATAcgcttttttaatttctcttttaaagGTTCGTATTCCCTCTCTTAAAATTGCAATATTATAGCTGGCAAAAATATAGAGTTACAATTACTAATCATTTGCTCATTCCCTTGCCAACTTTTATAGTCCAAAAATATTATGGGTCAAATGGTCAGGAATCTATCTTTATTTACATCAATTAAAAAGAGTTACATGAAGAATTAAACATGATccaattatatttttccat is from Camelina sativa cultivar DH55 chromosome 20, Cs, whole genome shotgun sequence and encodes:
- the LOC104770046 gene encoding U1 snRNP-associated protein usp106-like isoform X1, whose amino-acid sequence is MDAMRKQLDVLMGANRNGDVTEVNRKYYDRDVCRLYLSGLCPHELFQLTKMDMGPCPKVHSLQLRKEYKEAKAKGVDNYDRELEDAIDRLIIECDRKIGRALNRLQEEDAKAAIAISVIEVTQSPEILQLSKQIKEKMKEADLHDLEGKMDLKIRALELVEEMRIKRADLQAVLLLDAFNKDRASLPQPVPAQPPAAALPSPDPRTQEMINEKLKKAEEFGEQGMVDEAQKALEEAEALKKLSVRQEPVVDATKYTAADVRITDQKLRLCDICGAFLSVYDSDRRLADHFGGKLHLGYMLIRDKLAELQEEKNKVQKERVEERRSKERSREREPSKDRDGGDSRDRGRDVDRRSRDRDRHHDHREHDRNYNQSRGYDSRSRRSSRSRSRERQPRDYDRRRRHDRY
- the LOC104770046 gene encoding putative RNA-binding protein Luc7-like 2 isoform X2, translating into MHIEHFRVNFSGSRFKMDMGPCPKVHSLQLRKEYKEAKAKGVDNYDRELEDAIDRLIIECDRKIGRALNRLQEEDAKAAIAISVIEVTQSPEILQLSKQIKEKMKEADLHDLEGKMDLKIRALELVEEMRIKRADLQAVLLLDAFNKDRASLPQPVPAQPPAAALPSPDPRTQEMINEKLKKAEEFGEQGMVDEAQKALEEAEALKKLSVRQEPVVDATKYTAADVRITDQKLRLCDICGAFLSVYDSDRRLADHFGGKLHLGYMLIRDKLAELQEEKNKVQKERVEERRSKERSREREPSKDRDGGDSRDRGRDVDRRSRDRDRHHDHREHDRNYNQSRGYDSRSRRSSRSRSRERQPRDYDRRRRHDRY